One window from the genome of Candidatus Zixiibacteriota bacterium encodes:
- a CDS encoding efflux transporter outer membrane subunit, translated as MMKFLMAGFSAALVAGCAVGPNYVRPEIETPGRWQNPDSVFAADTAAVRSETAWWGLFGDTVLTNLIAAALQENADVRIAAARVEEVMGRYGVARSDFFPKLGAAGAASRGQLLSDEAGRGLESTRNRFQVNLAADWEIDLWGKLRRATEAARADLLATEEARRGVVLTTVALVASTYVDLLSMDWQLEIARQTALTRREALDLFEVRREKGDLSDLIFSQAEAEYWLAMSQIPLIEENIAFLENMISCLVGRNPGPVARGKTLEDLAPPAVPVGLPSELLERRPDIRFAEEQLRAANARIGVARALYFPSLSLSGLLGYASDDLSDLVNSDTRTWRVGGDVLAPIFRFGEIKGQVKAAEGRQKQALYAYVEAVHNAFRDTENALVRRRCTNEQLQAEGKRVAALATYARLARMRFDEGVTSYLEVLDAERALFATVLAYTQTTADLHKSVIALHQALAGSWLDAAAAESFRIEEGIKLRGQP; from the coding sequence ATGATGAAATTCCTCATGGCCGGGTTCTCGGCGGCCCTCGTGGCCGGATGCGCGGTCGGCCCCAATTATGTCCGGCCGGAGATCGAGACACCCGGGCGGTGGCAGAATCCCGACTCCGTTTTCGCGGCCGACACCGCCGCGGTGCGCTCTGAGACCGCCTGGTGGGGCCTGTTCGGCGACACCGTTCTGACCAATCTCATCGCCGCCGCCCTGCAGGAAAACGCCGATGTCCGGATCGCGGCCGCCCGGGTGGAGGAAGTCATGGGCCGGTACGGCGTGGCCCGGTCGGATTTCTTTCCCAAGCTCGGAGCCGCCGGCGCGGCCTCGCGCGGGCAGCTCTTGTCGGACGAGGCCGGCCGCGGTCTCGAGTCCACCCGCAACCGCTTTCAGGTGAATCTCGCGGCCGACTGGGAGATTGATTTGTGGGGCAAGCTCCGCCGGGCCACCGAGGCGGCGCGGGCCGACTTGCTGGCGACCGAAGAGGCGCGCCGCGGCGTGGTGCTGACCACGGTCGCCCTCGTCGCGAGCACCTATGTCGACCTGCTCTCGATGGATTGGCAACTTGAGATTGCGCGCCAGACGGCCCTCACCCGGCGGGAGGCGCTCGATCTGTTCGAGGTGCGGCGCGAAAAGGGGGATCTGTCGGATCTCATCTTCAGCCAGGCCGAGGCGGAGTACTGGCTTGCCATGTCGCAGATCCCGCTCATCGAGGAGAACATCGCCTTCCTGGAAAACATGATCAGTTGCCTGGTCGGCCGCAACCCCGGTCCGGTGGCGCGCGGGAAGACGCTCGAGGATCTCGCGCCGCCCGCCGTGCCCGTCGGGTTGCCGTCCGAACTCCTCGAGCGCCGGCCCGACATCCGCTTCGCCGAGGAGCAGCTGCGCGCCGCCAACGCCCGGATCGGCGTGGCCCGGGCGCTCTACTTCCCCTCCCTTTCGCTGTCGGGGCTGCTCGGTTACGCGAGCGACGATCTCTCCGATTTGGTCAATTCCGACACGCGCACGTGGCGGGTCGGGGGCGATGTTCTCGCGCCGATATTTCGATTCGGCGAGATCAAGGGGCAGGTCAAGGCGGCCGAGGGCCGGCAGAAACAGGCGCTCTATGCCTACGTCGAGGCCGTGCACAACGCTTTCCGCGACACCGAAAACGCTCTCGTGCGGCGCCGCTGCACGAACGAGCAGCTCCAGGCGGAGGGTAAACGCGTCGCCGCCCTCGCCACCTACGCGCGCCTCGCCCGCATGCGCTTTGACGAGGGCGTGACCAGCTATCTCGAGGTCCTCGATGCCGAACGGGCGCTCTTCGCTACCGTGCTCGCCTACACCCAAACCACAGCGGACCTCCACAAGAGCGTCATCGCTCTCCACCAGGCGCTGGCCGGCAGCTGGCTGGACGCCGCGGCCGCCGAATCATTTCGGATCGAGGAGGGCATCAAGCTCCGCGGGCAACCGTGA
- a CDS encoding multidrug efflux RND transporter permease subunit: MSKFFVNRPIVAMVIAIVMVLVGLIVMRGLPISQFPDIVPPMINIATTYVGASAIDVEQSVATPLELQVNGVEDMIYMKSINTSDGMMTLQVSFEVGADLDVANMLTQNRVSQAQASLPPAVKNYGVTTKKSLVFPLLLVALTSPEESYDNIFLSNYAAININDRLSRINGVGDVKLFGGGDYAMRIWVRPDALARLGLTVSDLVRAVQEQNVISPAGQLGAPPAPPGTEFTYTVRTQGRLFNEEEFGRIVLRTNPDGSQVRLRDVARIELGTLMYGQTSRNNGKPAAVIGVYQLPGSNALAVEESVSKTMEELAQRFPPDLVHEITLNTTRAVEEGINEIVHTLFEAVLLVILVVFLFLQNWRATLIPLIAVPVSLVATFMVFPLLGFSINTLSLLGLVLAIGIVVDDAIVVVEAVMHHIEEGLPPKEATLKAMEEVSGPVVAIALILTAVFIPVALIGGITGQLYQQFAITIAISVLFSAFNALTLSPALAAKLLRPKGQGRRSPLQRFYDWFNRGFGRFTGGYLSVTGILVRKVMRGVVFIGILLAATALLLKGVPTGFVPEEDNGYFLITVQLPDAASLERTDAVCRKIEAILGETRGVANYTAVAGYSISSQAPGSNVGTFFVSLEPWEERTTGEESSFGLVAALNQRFAREIPGAAVFAFGPPAIQGLGTGAGFTFMLQDMTGGSPQELAAMAEQFAAAARQRPEIGRVATFYRAGVPQMYAEVDRDKALKLGVSIADVNTTLGSLLGANYINDFNRFGRVYKVYLAAEGEYRNETWDLGLFYVRNKNGEMVPLSTLVTMKPVSGPQYTNRFNLYRSAEMMGGPAAGYSSSQALAALEEVAADVLPAGWGYDWANMSYQEKKAAGTGGVVFVMALVFVFLILAAQYESWSLPLSVLLATPFAIFGAMTGLWVSRMVDTTYVNNVFAQIGFVTLIGLAAKNSILIVEFAKMQKEKGLPTVEAALAAAKLRLRPILMTSFAFILGVVPLVLAAGAGAEARKVMGMAVFAGLLVATSLGIFLIPMLYVVVQKYFVRERSPEPARRCDDGAGAAEKGAGV; this comes from the coding sequence ATGTCGAAATTCTTCGTCAACCGCCCGATCGTCGCGATGGTCATCGCCATTGTCATGGTCCTCGTCGGCTTGATCGTCATGCGCGGCCTCCCGATCTCGCAGTTTCCCGACATCGTCCCGCCCATGATCAACATCGCCACCACTTACGTGGGCGCCTCGGCTATCGATGTCGAGCAGTCGGTGGCCACGCCGCTCGAGCTGCAGGTGAACGGCGTGGAGGACATGATCTACATGAAGTCTATCAACACGAGCGACGGCATGATGACGCTGCAGGTGTCGTTCGAGGTCGGCGCCGACCTGGACGTCGCCAACATGCTCACCCAGAACCGGGTGTCGCAGGCCCAGGCGTCGCTACCCCCGGCCGTGAAGAACTATGGCGTCACGACCAAGAAGTCGCTCGTGTTCCCCCTGCTCCTGGTGGCCCTGACCTCGCCCGAGGAGTCCTACGACAATATCTTCTTGAGCAACTATGCGGCTATCAACATCAACGACCGGCTGAGCCGCATCAACGGTGTCGGCGACGTCAAGCTTTTCGGCGGCGGCGACTACGCGATGCGCATTTGGGTCCGGCCCGATGCCCTGGCGCGGCTCGGGCTGACCGTGTCGGACCTCGTGCGGGCCGTTCAGGAACAGAACGTCATCAGCCCGGCCGGCCAGCTCGGCGCTCCCCCGGCGCCGCCGGGGACGGAGTTCACCTACACCGTGCGCACCCAGGGCCGGCTGTTCAACGAAGAGGAGTTCGGCCGCATCGTGCTCCGCACCAATCCCGACGGTTCTCAGGTGCGCCTGCGCGACGTCGCCCGGATCGAACTGGGGACTCTCATGTACGGCCAGACGAGCCGCAACAACGGCAAGCCGGCCGCCGTCATCGGCGTGTACCAGCTCCCCGGTTCCAACGCCCTCGCGGTCGAGGAGAGCGTGAGCAAGACGATGGAGGAGCTCGCGCAGCGCTTTCCGCCCGACCTCGTGCACGAGATTACGCTCAACACCACGCGGGCAGTGGAGGAGGGGATCAACGAGATCGTCCACACGCTGTTTGAGGCGGTGCTGCTCGTGATCCTGGTGGTGTTCCTCTTCCTGCAGAACTGGCGGGCCACGCTCATTCCGCTGATCGCCGTGCCGGTGTCCCTGGTGGCGACCTTCATGGTGTTTCCCCTCCTCGGGTTCTCCATCAACACGCTGTCGCTGCTGGGGCTGGTGCTCGCGATCGGCATCGTGGTCGACGACGCTATCGTGGTCGTCGAGGCCGTGATGCACCACATCGAGGAGGGTTTGCCGCCGAAGGAGGCGACGCTGAAGGCGATGGAGGAGGTGTCGGGACCGGTTGTTGCTATCGCCCTCATCCTGACCGCGGTGTTCATTCCGGTGGCCCTCATCGGCGGGATCACCGGCCAGCTGTACCAGCAGTTCGCCATCACGATCGCGATCTCGGTGCTCTTCTCGGCTTTCAACGCTCTGACCCTGAGTCCGGCTCTGGCGGCGAAGCTGCTGCGGCCCAAGGGCCAGGGGCGGCGGTCGCCGCTGCAGCGTTTCTACGACTGGTTCAACCGCGGTTTCGGCCGGTTCACCGGCGGCTACCTCTCCGTCACCGGCATCCTCGTGCGCAAGGTGATGCGCGGCGTGGTCTTCATCGGCATCCTGCTGGCGGCCACGGCGCTCCTCCTGAAGGGCGTTCCCACCGGTTTCGTGCCCGAGGAGGACAACGGCTACTTCCTCATCACCGTCCAGCTCCCCGACGCCGCGTCGCTGGAGCGCACCGACGCCGTCTGTCGGAAGATCGAGGCGATCCTCGGAGAGACGCGGGGGGTCGCCAACTACACGGCGGTGGCCGGTTACAGCATCAGTTCCCAGGCGCCCGGTTCCAACGTGGGCACGTTTTTCGTTTCGCTTGAGCCCTGGGAGGAGAGAACGACCGGGGAGGAGAGTTCGTTTGGTCTGGTGGCGGCGCTCAACCAGCGCTTTGCCCGCGAGATCCCCGGGGCGGCGGTGTTCGCGTTCGGGCCGCCGGCCATCCAGGGCCTCGGCACCGGCGCCGGGTTCACCTTCATGCTGCAGGACATGACCGGCGGGTCGCCGCAGGAACTGGCCGCCATGGCCGAACAATTTGCGGCGGCGGCGCGCCAGCGCCCCGAAATCGGCCGCGTGGCGACCTTCTACCGCGCCGGCGTCCCGCAGATGTACGCCGAGGTGGATCGCGACAAGGCGCTCAAACTGGGCGTGAGCATCGCCGACGTCAACACCACCCTGGGATCGCTCCTCGGGGCAAACTACATCAACGACTTCAACCGGTTCGGCCGGGTCTATAAGGTGTACCTGGCCGCCGAGGGCGAGTACCGCAACGAGACGTGGGATCTCGGACTTTTCTATGTCCGCAACAAGAACGGCGAGATGGTGCCGCTGAGCACCCTGGTGACCATGAAACCGGTTTCGGGTCCCCAGTACACCAACCGCTTCAATCTGTACCGATCGGCGGAGATGATGGGCGGTCCGGCGGCCGGCTACAGTTCGAGCCAGGCACTGGCCGCGCTCGAGGAGGTGGCGGCGGACGTCCTCCCCGCCGGCTGGGGTTACGACTGGGCGAACATGTCCTACCAGGAGAAGAAGGCGGCCGGCACGGGCGGAGTTGTCTTCGTCATGGCCCTCGTCTTCGTCTTCCTGATCCTGGCCGCCCAGTACGAGAGCTGGTCGCTGCCGCTGAGCGTGCTCCTCGCCACGCCCTTCGCCATCTTCGGCGCCATGACCGGGCTCTGGGTGTCGCGGATGGTCGATACCACGTACGTCAACAACGTCTTCGCGCAGATCGGTTTTGTGACGCTGATCGGTTTGGCGGCGAAGAACTCCATTCTGATCGTGGAGTTTGCGAAGATGCAGAAGGAGAAGGGTCTGCCGACCGTCGAGGCGGCCCTGGCGGCCGCCAAACTCCGCCTGCGCCCCATTCTGATGACCTCCTTCGCCTTCATTCTCGGCGTCGTACCGCTCGTGCTCGCCGCGGGGGCGGGCGCCGAGGCGCGCAAGGTGATGGGGATGGCGGTCTTCGCCGGCCTGCTCGTCGCCACCAGCCTGGGGATATTCCTGATCCCGATGCTGTACGTCGTGGTGCAAAAATACTTCGTGCGCGAGAGGTCCCCCGAGCCCGCCCGGCGTTGCGACGACGGCGCCGGGGCCGCAGAGAAAGGAGCAGGCGTATGA
- a CDS encoding cation:proton antiporter has translation MLLELIIIILAAKLGGDLFERIKAPAVLGELVLGMLVGNAHLIGIVAFQPYLHDPNLNMIFQVLAEIGVMVLLFEVGLESTVREMMQVGVASFLVATFGVIAPFFLGWGVAAWFIPEESIYVHIFIGATLTATSVGITARVLKDVGKVHTREAKIILGAAVIDDVMGLVILAVVTGVIAAVAHGGGEGITSLGILWILGKAVLFIAGAIVIGNYILPSVFRVAFRLRGHGMLLSVSLLVLFALSYAAGKAGLAPIVGAFAAGLILEEVHFRRFTERGEHSLRELIEPIATFLVPIFFVRMGMMVDLTAFGRVEILGFAAMLTLAAIVGKQACSLAIFDRRTNRLAIGLGMIPRGEVGLIFAGIGLTLMLDGHAVVSSETYAAVVIMVIVTTLVTPPLLIWSMHRGGTTRTEAPAEKSGAAGRPTP, from the coding sequence GTGCTTTTGGAACTGATCATCATCATTCTGGCGGCCAAGCTGGGCGGGGACCTGTTCGAGCGGATCAAGGCGCCGGCGGTGCTCGGCGAGCTGGTGCTCGGGATGCTGGTCGGCAACGCCCACCTGATCGGGATCGTCGCCTTTCAACCCTACCTGCACGACCCGAACCTCAACATGATTTTCCAGGTGCTCGCCGAAATCGGGGTGATGGTGCTCCTGTTCGAGGTGGGGCTGGAGTCGACCGTGCGAGAGATGATGCAGGTGGGAGTGGCGTCGTTTTTGGTGGCGACGTTCGGGGTGATCGCGCCGTTTTTCCTCGGCTGGGGAGTGGCGGCGTGGTTCATTCCGGAGGAGTCGATCTATGTCCACATTTTCATAGGGGCGACGCTGACCGCGACCTCGGTGGGGATCACGGCCCGGGTGCTCAAAGACGTGGGCAAAGTGCACACCCGGGAGGCGAAGATCATTCTCGGGGCGGCGGTGATCGACGACGTCATGGGGCTGGTGATCCTCGCGGTGGTGACGGGCGTGATCGCGGCCGTGGCCCACGGCGGCGGCGAAGGGATTACCTCGCTGGGGATTCTGTGGATACTCGGCAAGGCGGTGCTGTTCATCGCCGGGGCCATCGTCATAGGAAACTACATCCTGCCGAGCGTTTTCCGGGTCGCTTTCCGCCTGCGCGGGCACGGCATGCTGCTGTCGGTGTCGCTCCTGGTCCTGTTCGCGCTGTCGTACGCGGCGGGAAAGGCGGGCCTCGCACCGATCGTGGGGGCGTTCGCGGCGGGGCTGATCCTTGAAGAAGTGCATTTTCGCCGCTTCACCGAGCGCGGGGAACACTCGCTCCGCGAGCTGATCGAGCCGATCGCGACCTTCCTCGTGCCGATCTTCTTCGTGCGCATGGGCATGATGGTGGATCTCACGGCCTTCGGCCGGGTCGAGATTCTAGGGTTTGCCGCGATGCTCACGCTGGCCGCGATTGTCGGTAAACAGGCTTGCTCGCTGGCCATTTTCGACCGCCGCACCAACCGGCTCGCGATCGGACTGGGAATGATCCCGCGCGGCGAGGTCGGACTGATCTTCGCCGGGATCGGGCTCACGCTCATGCTCGACGGGCACGCGGTCGTGTCGAGCGAAACTTACGCTGCGGTCGTGATCATGGTCATCGTGACGACCCTGGTGACGCCGCCCCTCTTGATCTGGTCGATGCACCGGGGAGGGACCACCCGGACCGAGGCGCCGGCGGAAAAGTCCGGTGCGGCCGGCCGGCCGACGCCGTAG
- a CDS encoding sigma 54-interacting transcriptional regulator gives MFQEAEALLSQNRFTEVIALLDRVPPQSLSTEERGYCCILKSEAMLYLGLDPGDLIDQASEVFRMHAEAEKFARAKLLKGWYLTTIGRYADSREALLEAYANYLRCRHKRGAARALNRLAFVHRQLGHYRAAEENLTRSAEIYRELADEISMTGVLTNRAYLLMSGGSLRCAETEYSKMRDTVVQAGEKNVVAHGNMSAMCYALLGDLTTARRTIDEGKPYLDTYIREKAIYHENLGLIEILSGNYEAAEQSLQTGLDISLQIAPESALVSQIKRLFADLYIQTQHWTKAEKFAREALAVAEQINERLEIAACWRVFAQVENHRGNHDQARAWFDQAIDLFNQIGSRYELAVTRCLAALSNLYDRNKRVALLYLAREYFESEGVAPWLTRVTEALENEAPPAPRARPAAAAAVIVGADKSLRQILALAEHAAPTDFTVFLTGETGTGKDLLARHIHACSGRKGEFVAVNAAAIPTDMIEAELFGHVMGAFTGAAADRRGLFEQAAHGTFYLDEIADASPLFQAKLLQVLESRQIRPLGQNGLRPLTCRFVAATNHDLHDLLKSNAFRPDLFHRLNHVPIHLPPLRERLSDIPLLVEHFLKEDGIVARSRNETLALERLCRLLAARSWPGNVRQLRSVVLRLAMIGGRDLPRMVEAARADIDQPCEAQDELLYMLQTTGWNRRETARRLGVSEATVRRRIAEFDLAVQIPQPPA, from the coding sequence ATGTTTCAGGAAGCTGAAGCGCTCCTGAGCCAGAATCGGTTCACCGAGGTAATCGCGCTGCTCGATCGAGTTCCACCCCAATCTCTCTCGACCGAGGAACGCGGTTACTGCTGCATCTTGAAGAGCGAGGCCATGCTCTATCTCGGATTGGATCCGGGCGACCTCATCGATCAGGCGTCCGAGGTGTTCCGCATGCATGCCGAGGCCGAGAAGTTCGCACGCGCGAAACTGCTCAAGGGCTGGTATCTGACCACCATCGGACGCTATGCCGATTCCCGCGAGGCTCTTTTGGAGGCATATGCCAATTATCTCCGGTGTCGGCACAAGCGGGGAGCAGCCAGGGCCCTGAACCGCCTTGCTTTCGTGCACCGCCAGCTGGGCCACTACCGAGCTGCCGAGGAGAACCTGACTCGCAGTGCTGAAATCTATCGCGAACTCGCCGATGAAATCAGCATGACCGGAGTGCTGACCAACAGAGCCTACTTGTTGATGAGCGGCGGGAGTCTCCGTTGCGCTGAGACCGAGTACTCGAAGATGCGTGACACGGTCGTCCAAGCCGGAGAAAAGAACGTTGTAGCCCACGGCAACATGTCGGCGATGTGTTACGCCCTCTTGGGCGATCTCACCACCGCCCGAAGAACCATCGACGAGGGCAAACCCTACCTCGACACCTACATCCGCGAGAAAGCCATCTACCACGAGAACCTCGGCCTCATCGAAATTCTCTCCGGGAATTACGAGGCGGCCGAGCAGTCGCTGCAAACCGGTCTGGACATCTCGCTGCAAATCGCCCCGGAATCCGCGCTGGTCTCGCAGATCAAGCGCCTCTTCGCCGACCTCTATATTCAAACGCAGCACTGGACGAAAGCAGAGAAGTTTGCCCGGGAAGCGCTCGCTGTGGCCGAGCAGATCAACGAGCGCCTCGAAATCGCCGCCTGCTGGCGGGTTTTCGCCCAAGTCGAGAACCACCGGGGTAATCATGACCAGGCCCGCGCCTGGTTCGACCAAGCCATCGACCTCTTCAACCAGATCGGCTCCCGCTACGAGCTCGCGGTTACGCGCTGTCTCGCCGCCCTCTCGAACCTGTACGACCGGAACAAGCGGGTCGCGCTGCTCTACCTCGCGCGGGAGTATTTTGAGTCTGAAGGGGTGGCTCCCTGGCTGACCAGGGTGACGGAGGCTCTGGAGAACGAGGCGCCGCCGGCGCCGCGGGCCCGGCCGGCCGCAGCGGCGGCCGTCATTGTCGGGGCGGACAAGTCGCTCAGGCAGATTCTCGCGCTCGCCGAACACGCCGCGCCGACCGACTTCACCGTCTTCCTCACCGGCGAGACGGGCACGGGCAAGGACCTCCTCGCCCGGCACATCCACGCCTGTTCCGGCCGGAAGGGGGAGTTTGTCGCGGTCAACGCCGCCGCGATTCCCACCGACATGATCGAGGCCGAGTTGTTCGGCCACGTGATGGGGGCGTTCACCGGCGCAGCCGCCGACCGGCGGGGTCTCTTCGAGCAGGCCGCCCACGGCACATTCTACCTCGATGAGATCGCCGATGCGTCCCCGCTTTTCCAGGCCAAACTGCTGCAGGTGCTGGAATCGAGGCAGATTCGGCCGCTCGGCCAGAACGGACTCCGTCCGCTCACCTGCCGGTTTGTCGCGGCCACCAACCACGATCTGCACGACCTGCTCAAGAGCAATGCGTTCCGGCCCGATCTGTTTCACCGCCTCAACCACGTGCCGATCCACCTTCCGCCGCTGCGCGAACGGCTCAGTGACATTCCGCTGCTGGTGGAGCATTTCCTCAAGGAGGACGGCATTGTGGCGCGGTCTCGGAACGAAACGCTTGCGCTTGAGCGCCTCTGCCGCCTGCTGGCCGCCCGGTCGTGGCCCGGCAACGTCCGCCAGCTCCGCTCGGTCGTGCTGCGACTGGCGATGATCGGGGGGCGCGATCTGCCCCGCATGGTCGAGGCGGCGCGCGCCGACATCGACCAGCCCTGCGAGGCGCAGGATGAACTCCTGTACATGCTGCAAACCACCGGCTGGAATCGGCGGGAGACCGCCCGCCGGTTGGGGGTGAGCGAAGCGACTGTCCGCCGCCGCATCGCCGAATTCGACCTCGCGGTGCAGATTCCTCAGCCGCCGGCCTGA
- a CDS encoding efflux RND transporter periplasmic adaptor subunit, producing MTRARKHYLLLIPAIAFAAALGAGGCGTKEGVPAAGPPEVRVAVAATKDVPVSREWLGQTLGAVDIEIRARVDGWLESIHFREGSEVRKGDLLYTIDPAELEQKVVQAKAKVAEAQTMFVRAESDANRYRPLAEAKAVSQRDLEAVLAEYGARQGEVEAARAALRLAEIELGYATITAPIDGLIGLSAARVGDLVGRPPSPVILNTVSRVDSVRVRFSITENEYLELARRLQATPDGPPARERFPLRLILSDGTRYPHVGSVSVGQREIDPATGTLQLEALYPNPERLLRPGQFARVVAEVGMRKDAVVVPARAVTELQGQQMLFTVGADNKVAVRRVAVGPSAGPFTVIDRGLAAGEKVIVEGQQRVRPDMPVRPVEIPADSLAGGGGR from the coding sequence ATGACTCGCGCGAGGAAGCACTATCTCTTGTTGATCCCTGCGATCGCTTTCGCAGCGGCCCTCGGCGCCGGTGGCTGCGGCACGAAAGAAGGGGTTCCTGCCGCCGGCCCGCCGGAGGTCAGGGTGGCAGTGGCCGCGACCAAAGATGTGCCCGTCAGCCGCGAGTGGCTCGGCCAGACCCTCGGAGCTGTCGACATCGAAATCCGGGCGCGCGTCGACGGGTGGCTGGAGAGCATTCACTTCCGCGAAGGCAGCGAGGTCAGGAAGGGGGACCTCCTCTACACGATCGACCCGGCCGAACTGGAGCAGAAGGTGGTTCAGGCGAAAGCCAAGGTGGCCGAGGCGCAGACGATGTTCGTGCGGGCGGAATCCGACGCCAACCGCTACCGTCCTCTTGCGGAGGCCAAAGCGGTGAGCCAGCGGGACCTGGAGGCGGTTCTGGCCGAATACGGTGCACGGCAAGGGGAGGTTGAGGCGGCCCGGGCGGCTCTCCGCCTGGCCGAGATCGAGCTCGGGTATGCCACGATCACGGCGCCTATCGACGGCCTGATCGGCCTGTCGGCCGCGCGGGTCGGCGACCTGGTCGGCCGTCCGCCCAGCCCCGTCATCCTCAACACCGTTTCCCGCGTGGATTCGGTCCGCGTCCGCTTCTCCATTACGGAAAACGAGTATCTGGAGTTGGCTCGGCGGCTGCAGGCCACGCCCGACGGTCCGCCGGCGCGCGAGCGTTTCCCCCTGCGCCTGATCCTGTCTGACGGCACCCGCTACCCCCATGTGGGGAGCGTCAGCGTCGGGCAGCGCGAGATCGATCCGGCCACCGGGACGCTGCAGCTTGAGGCGCTCTATCCCAACCCGGAGCGCCTCCTGCGGCCCGGCCAGTTTGCGCGGGTGGTCGCCGAGGTCGGGATGCGCAAGGACGCTGTCGTGGTGCCGGCGCGGGCCGTGACCGAACTCCAGGGGCAGCAAATGTTGTTCACGGTCGGCGCAGACAACAAGGTGGCGGTGCGCCGGGTCGCGGTCGGGCCCTCGGCCGGCCCCTTCACCGTGATCGACCGCGGGCTGGCGGCGGGCGAGAAAGTCATCGTCGAGGGCCAGCAGCGCGTCCGTCCCGATATGCCGGTCCGGCCGGTCGAGATACCGGCGGATTCCCTCGCGGGCGGCGGAGGGCGCTGA
- a CDS encoding GNAT family N-acetyltransferase produces MEIAPLTIAGLEFRLREEPGIEREWFTARLRDYLAYEPGGCFALAEGGETVGMVTALCYQTTAWLGWLYVAAARRGAGLGERLMRQGMGYCIARGMRSIVLEAVVEAAPLYRRIGFQRQFRTQHYRLEKTRRGAAPSPSVAVRRFAADDLVRIADLDRRMFGQDRRRVLDLVRRNPLHRGWLAEKEGKVAGYLWATKAAANRQAGPWVIDPGTGDAAETAAALCDAAFAESDRPLILRCPLVTESRARLWDDLGAQAIDYHTERMYAGEEYAPEGEGVLCLGCPGKG; encoded by the coding sequence ATGGAGATCGCGCCGCTGACAATCGCAGGGCTGGAGTTCCGGCTGCGGGAAGAACCGGGAATCGAACGGGAATGGTTCACGGCGCGCCTGCGGGACTATCTCGCCTATGAACCGGGAGGGTGTTTCGCGCTCGCCGAAGGGGGCGAGACGGTCGGGATGGTGACCGCTTTGTGCTACCAGACGACCGCCTGGCTGGGGTGGCTCTATGTGGCGGCGGCGCGCCGCGGCGCCGGACTCGGGGAACGCCTCATGCGCCAGGGAATGGGGTACTGCATCGCGCGCGGGATGCGCTCGATCGTGCTCGAAGCGGTGGTGGAGGCGGCGCCGCTCTACCGGCGGATCGGGTTTCAAAGACAGTTTCGCACCCAGCACTACCGCCTCGAAAAAACTCGCCGCGGCGCGGCGCCCTCGCCGAGCGTGGCCGTGCGGCGCTTCGCGGCCGATGATCTCGTCCGCATCGCCGATCTGGACCGGCGGATGTTCGGACAGGACCGCCGCCGGGTGCTCGACCTCGTGCGGCGCAATCCCCTGCACCGGGGGTGGCTGGCGGAGAAAGAGGGGAAGGTCGCGGGGTACTTGTGGGCCACCAAGGCGGCGGCCAATAGGCAGGCGGGACCCTGGGTGATCGACCCGGGGACGGGGGATGCGGCGGAAACGGCGGCCGCGTTGTGCGACGCCGCCTTCGCAGAGAGCGACCGGCCGCTAATCCTGCGCTGCCCGCTCGTGACCGAATCTCGGGCGCGGCTGTGGGACGATCTCGGGGCGCAGGCGATTGACTATCACACCGAGCGGATGTATGCGGGCGAGGAGTATGCGCCCGAGGGAGAAGGTGTCCTTTGCCTGGGCTGTCCGGGGAAAGGATAG
- a CDS encoding alpha/beta hydrolase — protein sequence MSTETTSIRKAHRLVHGEGATILCLHASTSSSKQWQPLAERMAARYRVVAADLYGYGQSPEWHGERPLTLDDEISLIADEIAAADEPVHLVGHSYGGAVAARVAVAYPDRVASLTLYEPVMFGLLRDDPNSRAAWEEIRAVERFVRTRTAAGRREAAAQHFVDYWSGAGAWTSIPEWRRAGLAAKMGKVTADFQAVCGMPGDLVPFREFPRPTLLLCGLRSPATARRVIQLLLAAMPETELVRIAELGHMGPVTHAGEVNARIEEFIDRVERRRSQRPQVA from the coding sequence ATGAGCACAGAAACTACTTCGATACGGAAAGCCCATCGCCTGGTCCACGGCGAGGGCGCAACCATCCTCTGCCTGCACGCCAGCACGAGTTCCTCCAAGCAGTGGCAGCCGCTCGCCGAGCGGATGGCCGCCCGGTATCGGGTCGTGGCCGCCGACCTGTACGGCTACGGCCAGTCGCCCGAGTGGCATGGTGAGCGGCCGCTGACGCTCGACGATGAGATTTCGCTCATCGCCGATGAAATCGCGGCCGCCGATGAACCGGTGCACCTGGTGGGGCACTCCTACGGCGGCGCCGTCGCGGCCCGGGTGGCGGTCGCCTACCCCGACAGGGTGGCGAGCCTGACGCTGTACGAGCCGGTGATGTTCGGTCTTCTGCGCGATGATCCGAATTCGCGGGCCGCGTGGGAGGAGATCCGCGCGGTCGAACGGTTCGTCCGAACCCGCACCGCGGCCGGGCGGCGGGAGGCGGCCGCGCAGCATTTCGTCGACTACTGGTCGGGAGCGGGCGCCTGGACAAGTATCCCCGAATGGCGGCGGGCCGGACTGGCCGCCAAAATGGGCAAGGTGACGGCCGATTTCCAGGCCGTGTGCGGCATGCCCGGCGACCTCGTGCCGTTCCGCGAGTTCCCCCGCCCGACGCTTCTCCTGTGCGGCCTCCGATCCCCGGCCACCGCGCGGCGCGTGATCCAGCTCCTTCTGGCGGCGATGCCGGAGACGGAACTGGTCCGCATCGCCGAACTGGGCCACATGGGGCCGGTGACGCACGCCGGGGAAGTCAACGCGCGGATCGAGGAGTTCATCGACCGGGTCGAGAGGCGCCGGTCGCAGCGCCCGCAGGTGGCGTGA